In one Cottoperca gobio chromosome 12, fCotGob3.1, whole genome shotgun sequence genomic region, the following are encoded:
- the ppwd1 gene encoding peptidylprolyl isomerase domain and WD repeat-containing protein 1, whose product MAAAENNVELKRKADDTQDGEGGDKEEEEEWVGPMPSEASEPKKRKVLEYERVYLKNLPSAAMYERSYMHRDVITQIVCSKTDFIITASQDGHVKFWKKKEDEGIEFVKHFRSHLGVIESIAVSSEGALLCSVGDDQAMKVFDVVNFDMINMLKLGFHPGQSEWIYNPGDAISTVACSEKSTGKIFVYDGRGSNQPLHVFDKMHSSPLSQIRLNAKFRVIVSADKAGMLEYWTGFRSEFKFPKYVQWEYKTDTDLYEFAKHKTYPTSLAFSYDGKKMATIATDRKVRIFRFLTGKLMRVFDESLTMFTELQQMRQQLPDMEFGRRMAVERELEKVDGIRLTNIIFDETGHFVLYGTMLGIKVINLETNRCVRILGKLENIRVVQLGLFQGVAKAMQVATTVEMKACENPALENMMPDPTIFCTAFKKNRFYMFSKREPEDTKSADSDRDIFNEKPSKEEVMAATQAEGPKRVSDSAIIHTTMGDIHIKLFPVECPKTVENFCVHSRNGYFNGHIFHRVIKGFMIQTGDPTGTGMGGESIWGGEFEDEFHATLRHDRPYTLSMANGGPGTNGSQFFVTVVPTPWLDNKHTVFGRCTKGMEAVQRISNVKINPKTDKPYEDISIINITVK is encoded by the exons ATGGCGGCGGCTGAAAACAATGTGGAACTTAAGCGAAAAGCAGATGACACTCAGGATGGAGAAGGTGgtgacaaagaagaagaagaagagtgggtCGGACCCATGCCAAGCGAAGCTTCCGAGCCTAAGAAGAGGAAAG TACTCGAATATGAGCGTGTATACCTGAAAAACCTCCCCTCAGCTGCGATGTATGAACGGAGCTACATGCACAGAGACGTTATCACACAGATAGTTTGTTCCAA GACAGACTTCATTATCACTGCCAGCCAGGATGGCCATGTCAAGTTttggaagaagaaggaagatgAGGGAATCGAGTTTGTCAAACACTTCCGAAGCCATCTTG GTGTGATAGAAAGCATTGCAGTGAGTTCTGAAGGGGCTCTTCTCTGTTCTGTTGGTGACGATCAGGCCATGAAAGTATTTGATGTGGTCAACTTTGACATGATCAATATGCTGAAGTTGGG CTTTCATCCAGGCCAGTCTGAGTGGATCTACAATCCTGGAGATGCCATTTCCACAGTGGCCTGCTCGGAAAAATCCACAGGGAAGATCTTCGTCTATGACGGAAGGGGAAGCAACCAGCCCCTCCACGTCTTCGACAAGATGCACTCCTCCCCGCTGTCCCAAATCCGCCTGAATGCTAAATTTAGAGTCATCGTCTCTGCCGACAAAGCAGGAATGCTGGAATACTGGACTGGCTTCCGAAGTGAATTCAAGTTCCCCAAGTATGTGCAATGGGAAtacaaaacagacacagacttgTATGAATTTGCGAAACACAAAACCTATCCCACCAGCCTCGCGTTTTCTTATGATGGGAAGAAAATGGCCACCATTGCTACCGACAGGAAAGTTCGGATCTTCCGCTTCCTAACGGGAAAACTGATGAGAGTGTTCGACGAGTCGTTAACT ATGTTCACAGAGTTGCAGCAGATGAGGCAGCAGCTGCCCGACATGGAGTTCGGCAGGCGGATGGCGGTGGAGAGAGAACTGGAGAAGGTGGACGGGATCCGACTGACAAATATCATCTTTGATGAGACCGGCCACTTCGTGCTGTATGGGACCATGTTGGGCATCAAGGTCATCAATTTGGAAACCAACAG ATGTGTGCGGATCCTCGGGAAGCTGGAGAACATTCGCGTGGTGCAGCTCGGTCTGTTCCAGGGCGTTGCAAAGGCCATGCAAGTGGCAACCACAGTGGAGATGAAGGCGTGTGAAAACCCTGCCTTAGAGAACATGATGCCCGACCCCACCATATTCTGCACCGCATTTAAGAAGAACCGCTTCTACATG TTCTCAAAGAGAGAACCAGAGGATACGAAGAGCGCAGACTCGGACAGAGACATCTTTAACGAGAAGCCCTCGAAGGAAGAGGTGATGGCTGCCACGCAGGCTGAGGGCCCCAAGAGAGTGTCTGACAGTGCCATCATCCACACCACCATGGGAGACATCCACATCAAGCTTTTCCCCGTAGA atgcCCCAAAACTGTGGAGAACTTCTGTGTTCACAGCAGGAACGGTTACTTCAACGGCCATATATTCCACAGAGTGATCAAG GGTTTTATGATTCAGACGGGAGACCCCACAGGCACAGGCATGGGAGGAGAGAGCATCTGGGGAGGAGAGTTCGAGGACGAGTTCCACGCCACGCTGAGGCACGACCGCCCGTACACACTCAGTATGGCGAACGGAGGCCCCGGCACCAACGGCTCACAGTTTTTCGTGACTGTAGTACCAACT CCTTGGCTCGACAACAAGCACACAGTGTTTGGAAGATGCACAAAGGGCATGGAGGCCGTCCAGAGGATCTCCAATGTCAAAATTAACCCCAAGACCGACAAACCGTATGAAGACATCAGCATAATCAACATCACCGTAAAGTGA
- the cwc27 gene encoding spliceosome-associated protein CWC27 homolog isoform X1: MSNIYIQEPPSNGKVLLKTSAGDIDIELWSKEAPKACRNFVQLCMEGYYDGTMFHRVVREFIVQGGDPTGTGTGGESIYGRPFKDEFHSRLRFNRRGLVAMANAGPHDNGSQFFFTLGRADELNNKHTVFGKVTGDTVYNMLRLAEVECDDDERPLNPHKIKIAEVLHSPFEDIIPRETRKAKKEKDKEEGKKSQSKATKNFSLLSFGEEAEEEEEMVNQVSQTLKGKSKSSHDLLKDDPRLSSVPAVDKKKKKRTPGDAAEADDVADGDVEDDTDSDEEYDSEEREKMRELISNKLKKEKAAEKATDEDERGKKPSRSDELRKEARQLKKDLQAIKQRKEDSLKPAVEEVKEVEEKPTNEAVAEYMEGRKKYEDQRKQKLKKGSTREQQTLALLNRFKSKLSSAITEKAPEEDVEELAEDDDKGWMAHVLQFDEQTRKVKDATVPDEDTFEIYDPRNPVNKRRREESKKIMNEKKARVGGRGSGLSEDI; the protein is encoded by the exons ATGAGTAATATTTACATCCAAGAACCACCATCAAATGGAAAG GTCCTGTTGAAGACCTCAGCAGGCGACATTGACATTGAGTTGTGGTCCAAGGAGGCTCCCAAAGCATGCAGGAACTTTGTGCAACTGTGCATGGAAG GTTACTACGATGGCACAATGTTTCACCGCGTGGTGCGTGAGTTCATTGTTCAGGGGGGAGATCCCACTGGAACAGGGACAGGTGGAGAGTCCATCTATGGTCGACCATTCAAG gaTGAATTTCACTCCAGATTGCGCTTCAATCGGAGAGGTTTGGTTGCCATGGCAAATGCTGGCCCACATGATAATGGCAGTCAGTTTTTCTTCACCTTGGGACGTGCGGACGAGCTCAACAATAAACACACCGTATTCGGCAAA GTCACAGGAGACACAGTCTATAATATGCTCAGATTGGCAGAAGTGGAATGTGACGACGATGAAAGACCTTTGAATCCCCACAAGATCAAAATTGCTGAG GTGCTTCACTCTCCGTTTGAAGACATTATACCACGTGAAACTAGGAAAGCCAAGAAGGAGAAAGataaagaggaaggaaagaaatcACAGTCCAAAGCCACAAA GAACTTCAGTCTGTTATCATTTGGAGAGGAagctgaagaggaagaggagatggtGAATCAAGTGAGCCAG ACACTAAAGGGAAAAAGCAAAAGCAGTCATGACCTTCTGAAAGATGATCCCAGACTGAGCTCTGTTCCAGCGGTTGATAA gaaaaaaaagaagcggACACCAGGAGATGCAGCTGAG GCAGACGATGTGGCCGATGGGGATGTTGAAGATGACACGGATTCAGATGAAGAGTATGACtcggaggagagggagaagatgagGGAGCTCATCAGCAACaagctgaagaaagaaaaagccgCAGAGAAAGCGACAGACGAGGACGAGCGAGGCAAAAAGCCCAGCCGCAG CGATGAATTGCGGAAAGAGGCGCGGCAGTTGAAGAAGGATCTGCAGGCCATAAAGCAGAGGAAAGAAGACAGTTTGAAACCTGCAGTAGAGGAAGTCAAGGAGG TGGAAGAAAAGCCAACCAATGAGGCGGTGGCTGAGTATATGGAGGGACGCAAGAAGTACGAAGACCAGAGGaaacaaaaactgaagaaaGGCTCAACCAGAGAACAACAG ACGCTGGCCCTCCTCAACCGTTTCAAGTCCAAGTTGTCTTCGGCCATCACTGAGAAGGCTCCAGAGGAGGACGTGGAGGAGCTGGCAGAGGACGACGACAAGGGATG GATGGCCCATGTTCTGCAGTTTGATGAGCAAACCAGAAAAGTCAAGGATGCCACCGTGCCGGACGAGGACACTTTTGAGATCTACGACCCACGTAACCCCGTCaataagaggaggagagaggagagcaagaaGATCATGAATGAGAAGAAGGCCAGGGTGGGAGGTCGAGGCTCCGGTCTGTCCGAAGACATATGA
- the cwc27 gene encoding spliceosome-associated protein CWC27 homolog isoform X2: MSNIYIQEPPSNGKVLLKTSAGDIDIELWSKEAPKACRNFVQLCMEGYYDGTMFHRVVREFIVQGGDPTGTGTGGESIYGRPFKDEFHSRLRFNRRGLVAMANAGPHDNGSQFFFTLGRADELNNKHTVFGKVTGDTVYNMLRLAEVECDDDERPLNPHKIKIAEVLHSPFEDIIPRETRKAKKEKDKEEGKKSQSKATKNFSLLSFGEEAEEEEEMVNQVSQTLKGKSKSSHDLLKDDPRLSSVPAVDKKKKKRTPGDAAEADDVADGDVEDDTDSDEEYDSEEREKMRELISNKLKKEKAAEKATDEDERGKKPSRSDELRKEARQLKKDLQAIKQRKEDSLKPAVEEVKEGWPMFCSLMSKPEKSRMPPCRTRTLLRSTTHVTPSIRGGERRARRS, encoded by the exons ATGAGTAATATTTACATCCAAGAACCACCATCAAATGGAAAG GTCCTGTTGAAGACCTCAGCAGGCGACATTGACATTGAGTTGTGGTCCAAGGAGGCTCCCAAAGCATGCAGGAACTTTGTGCAACTGTGCATGGAAG GTTACTACGATGGCACAATGTTTCACCGCGTGGTGCGTGAGTTCATTGTTCAGGGGGGAGATCCCACTGGAACAGGGACAGGTGGAGAGTCCATCTATGGTCGACCATTCAAG gaTGAATTTCACTCCAGATTGCGCTTCAATCGGAGAGGTTTGGTTGCCATGGCAAATGCTGGCCCACATGATAATGGCAGTCAGTTTTTCTTCACCTTGGGACGTGCGGACGAGCTCAACAATAAACACACCGTATTCGGCAAA GTCACAGGAGACACAGTCTATAATATGCTCAGATTGGCAGAAGTGGAATGTGACGACGATGAAAGACCTTTGAATCCCCACAAGATCAAAATTGCTGAG GTGCTTCACTCTCCGTTTGAAGACATTATACCACGTGAAACTAGGAAAGCCAAGAAGGAGAAAGataaagaggaaggaaagaaatcACAGTCCAAAGCCACAAA GAACTTCAGTCTGTTATCATTTGGAGAGGAagctgaagaggaagaggagatggtGAATCAAGTGAGCCAG ACACTAAAGGGAAAAAGCAAAAGCAGTCATGACCTTCTGAAAGATGATCCCAGACTGAGCTCTGTTCCAGCGGTTGATAA gaaaaaaaagaagcggACACCAGGAGATGCAGCTGAG GCAGACGATGTGGCCGATGGGGATGTTGAAGATGACACGGATTCAGATGAAGAGTATGACtcggaggagagggagaagatgagGGAGCTCATCAGCAACaagctgaagaaagaaaaagccgCAGAGAAAGCGACAGACGAGGACGAGCGAGGCAAAAAGCCCAGCCGCAG CGATGAATTGCGGAAAGAGGCGCGGCAGTTGAAGAAGGATCTGCAGGCCATAAAGCAGAGGAAAGAAGACAGTTTGAAACCTGCAGTAGAGGAAGTCAAGGAGG GATGGCCCATGTTCTGCAGTTTGATGAGCAAACCAGAAAAGTCAAGGATGCCACCGTGCCGGACGAGGACACTTTTGAGATCTACGACCCACGTAACCCCGTCaataagaggaggagagaggagagcaagaaGATCATGA